In Papaver somniferum cultivar HN1 chromosome 9, ASM357369v1, whole genome shotgun sequence, the genomic stretch TCAAAGTCTTCGAATTACAAAAACATGAAAAatccctaattttacaaattttcaTTAATCACATCTACAATTTCTATAATTCTATACAAGAAAAAACCCTAGTTATCATCGACCAATCAATTACCAATCAAAGAAGGAGAATGTTGAATGATAGATCTCCCAATAGAACTAATCCATTCGTTCTTCTCTTTAACAGAATCAGCAAGAAAATACAGAGTATCATAATCATAACTATTAGTAATAATCTGGAAAGGAAAATCCTGATTGAAGATAATATCCTGAGCACATTTAACAGCAAGACAATTAGCACCAACAGAAATAACACCACGAGGTTTAACATCAGGCGAATTTACATTTGAATCTTTAAACCAAAACAATTTCCCCTGTTTCAACACGAACCAGCGACGCCTCCATGTTTTTATGTATTCGCCTTGTTTCGTTAACCAACCAGATTTTTCTGGGTTGGTCCAGTATTCGACGCCATCGTAATCTTCTTCTGCTGTATATGATCTCTGTATCGCTTCCATTGCTGCTTGCCATATCAAACTCACCATCTTTTGTTTTATGAGatgagatttgttgttctttatgAGATATGGATGGGTTTTGTAGTGTGAAAAAGAGAGATGGAAAGAGGTTTTTGTCGTTTGAAAAGAGAGGAGGGTGGATTAGGCTGGAATTTATTGGATTATTATACGAGCGGGGAGGTAGGGTTTTTGGTATTTTGTTTTTTACTCTCCAGCTTTTTCTCTATTTGTGGAGAGTCTATATAGAGGACGATAACCATGTGCTGTTTTAAATTCGTAGCAGTTGAGCATGTGGATGGTAAAGTTGAGGCACATGTTTTTCTTGGTACGTAAACTAGGGGCAGAGGTTGGACGGTAGGGTTGGCTTCATTGGTTTTACCGGATTACGTCTGTCAACGTCAATACGTGCTCACGAAGCGATTTTTTTCCCAACAAAGAATATTATTACAAGTAACTAGTTCAAAGCCTGATAAGCTAAGCTCCAAttactacattagttgaacaggttaTCGTGCTAGTCTATCACCAAGCCTCGTGAGGAACGAGACCAATAGAGCCGAAGCAAATAGGGGTTgtgattatgtcgcaaggggcaagctaactctaccttccatgtcaaattttGTAATATTGTctcattggggactcgaacctgggatcTCCTGGAGCGTATGAAACCTCTGTGAaatggggatgaccagctgatctAGGTGCCCCGTCTTAAGATTTTCCGAGAAGGAGGAACGAACTTCATTCATACGATAAGTCATGTGCAACCTTAGTgaaatgaggaagagaatcgatTACAGTTGCatttcagaattggaattctagATTGTTTAAAACGGTTCTAAAATTTTCCCATGTGCAGTATTTGGTGATAGCAAATCTTAGTACAATAAGTAGAGATATGAGCTCCTTGAGCTATTCCAATATATGCTTTAGAGTTTATGCAATTGTTAAAGGTTTGATTCAAATATTTCACTAATCTTGAATCTATGTTCTCGCGGCCTTCTCAGGTTGCGAGTCACTTTGGAAAATGATGATGTGACAAATTCACTGTGTTACCCATTGAAATGCTGCTTCCGCTCCCTTCAATTCTAGATCTTCTCTAATTCTACAGTTAGCGTGAAGTCCCCAAGCTTCTATTAAGGTTCCTGTAAAGTTATGAAGAGTCAGACCTACACTAGAAGTAGTGGTAggattcaacatcatcattattgaTATCACAATGTCTATAATCACTAATGTAAATTTCTTAATGTCATCAGGATCTTTTGTTGTTATTATCAAGTCTTCATCATTTATTAGGTTGTAATACAAAGTTTCATGATGTTATAATCTGCACTACTACCATTCGTGAGACTGTTAATATACTTAGCAACCTTTTTTGCAGTGTCAACTCTATTCTGTTTAGTTTTCTGAAATACAAGATTGCACCTTTCTTTCTACACATGCCAAATGATAATGCTACATAAAGCAGACCGTTTCACAACATCTCAATTTCTATCCAGATTGTTATACATGTCATTTGGTCAATCATCAAAATTGTGTTCCCATAAACAATATATAAAGCATGTCAAAATTTAAATACATCTATATCTGAGAAACAAAGCTGCATTGAAGAAAAAGATGAGTTAGAGTTTCATCTTCGTTGTTATATAAATTGCAGGAGGTGTGTATAATTGGCAATTATATAGCTGCCACTCTCATACTATTAGAGAGTATGGAATGGGATGCCTTCCAAACAAACATTTTAACATCAGTGAGTACCTTTATTTTCTAAATTTTGCTCCAGTCCATGTTGTTAGAGCCTGTAGAATTTATTAAGTTGTACAAAGATTCAACAGAAAAAAGGTATTTGAGTTGTTTAGGGTCCATTGAGGTTTATCTGCCATACTTGTAGGTGTAATTTGAATTCTCACGATGATGTTAACAGTATCCTAATCAAAATAAATTGCTAACTTGGTTAACTCCCAAGTTTTCCAAGAAGTTACTCGTTGACTAACCTTTCCAAAAAAATTAGCTTCCACATTATGCTTGGTTGGAGGAGGTTTGATACTTTAAATCTAGTAACCATCTCATATGTATATATTCTTTCCGTTGTCAATCCCCATATATAAACAACCGTTATGTTGTATCAATTAGATGTCCGAGTAAAATGTTTGGGACCCACAAGACTCAAAATACCAGCTTGTGTGAGGGTCATACTCTAAGAGAGGCTAGTTAGTCATTCAGTGTATACCGAAATTTTGGgacgacaaacgtacgagtattttTCTGTTTGATAAAATCTGAATCCGGTCAAGGGGTGTGATTTGACAGTAGTTCGGGATGGCATACATATGTGGATAATTCGTTTTATAGGTATGAATCATCAAGATAAATTAAGCATACATTAACTtgtaaaatatatcatttttAATATGATCTCACTTTAGTTACcttgctttaatgattttaaagaGCGTCATTGGCATATCCTTAAAATCAACAAAACAGTAGAGACATCTCTAGGCATTGTGAAGTACCAATTCAATTTCTCATTAAAAGCACACCGGATTTTTCACAAATGTACAATGTAACAAGAGGTGAGCAGTTGATTCAGTATCATTACAGAATACATAACCAGCAGGGACATCAACGCCTCTTCGCCTAAGTAAGTCACTAGTTGCCTGTTTACCATGGGAAACGGtccacaaaaaaagaagaaaaaaatcctaCCTTAGGGGGTACTTTTGCTTCCATATATGAGAGAAAATCTCCACTGCATCAGTCTGACCTTCAATTGTAGAGAGAGCATCATAAAGAGATTTGACAGAGTAAACATTTTTGGAGTTTAGAGACCATTGTAGTTCATCTTGCAAGTCaggagaaaaggaaaagaagctaGATCAGAGTTAAGCATAAAAAACTCATTGAGAGCAGATCATTCAATCTTCTGGATATTCGCAGATTCCAAATAATTTTGTCATCTTTCGTAACTCCTAAATCAGCAACCTTCATAGTCTTGGACCTTGCAACGCAAACAAGTTTGGATAACAGTCCTTAATTGAAGAAGCATATAGCCAATTGTCCTCCCAGAATCTAGTATAAGTGCCATAATTCACTTTAAACCTTACATGttttaagaaaaatgaattttGTTATTGCCCTCCATACTGATCTTCCATAAGTGCATTTAGGAACTTTAGCCATCCAACTAGTTTCACCTGTTCCTTACTTTTTAAATCATATTCCTCCGTAAAGCCTCATCTTCCACGGAAAATCTCCAAGACCACTTGCAAATGAGAACTTGATTCATCATCTTCAGATTTTTAATGCCCAAACtcccaaaaaaaattcttctacaaAGAGCACTCCACTTGACAAGATGAagtttttcccaaaaaaaaatacTCAAAAATTTCTCGtctatttcttcatcttcttcaacctAAGTTCACTTGGTTTTAGATTTCAGTATCTGATCTACCGAATAGATTTAGGTAAAGTTATTAATGGTATTTAATTatcatatattaaaaaaattgtAATCGTTATTTTGGGCGATTATCAGGATATGttaggtttttttattttatatttcaattacaaTTTCATATAGTATGTAGGGCGAATCTGTCGATTGCTACAATCGCTTCAATTATTTTTGAGGGTAATCTACACCTGCTTGACGTAGACCTAAATTCTTATGAAGATCCATGACTACCGGATATTATCGCGGTTTAGATGCGATATGCAAATTATCCCTTTATTATATGAGCATTTAATCTTAATGAAGATAAAATAATCAGTCTTGGAGAAGAAATCAATCTAAAAGAAGAAAGAACTCGAATAGTGAAATCTAAGAATTCACGTCATCCCTCAAATAATGTCGAAATCCTCAGTGAATTACATGTATTTAATGCTTTGGCTTTGTTGTGTTTGTTCATGTATTTCAACTTTGTTATTGTCGATCGATGCATGCACTGTTTtatataatataaaatagggaaaccTTCTCCTGTTCCTCCAAAAAAAGAGAGAGCCAAAAAGCCGTTTGTTGATATTGTTTCAAAACGAgttctaaaattaaaaaaaaaattgtaaaacaAAATGCTTTCTCCTCTAACTTGTGCTTCTGGAAAAATAGAACCACTTCTATTTATGATATCCAAACATCCTATTAGATAATGACgctaagattttttttctttcatttttgtcATTTTAACACTATCACGATCATTCACTATAATGACTATAATAGATATCGCCCAAGCCTCAACCGATCGGCCAAAGTTGATTGGATCGGCTCAAGCTGAACGGATCGACTCAACTTGTGATGAGAGACAAATGCGCGTATTCGAACCTTTGCCCATTCAATTTGTCCTTTTACTCTGTCCAATATGGGCGAGAATGGAAAATTTGCTCATTTTCCCATCTCACCATACTTGTCCGTAACAGACCCACTGGCCTCGGGACAATGAATCA encodes the following:
- the LOC113313379 gene encoding pleckstrin homology domain-containing protein 1-like, translated to MVSLIWQAAMEAIQRSYTAEEDYDGVEYWTNPEKSGWLTKQGEYIKTWRRRWFVLKQGKLFWFKDSNVNSPDVKPRGVISVGANCLAVKCAQDIIFNQDFPFQIITNSYDYDTLYFLADSVKEKNEWISSIGRSIIQHSPSLIGN